One window of Candidatus Tiamatella incendiivivens genomic DNA carries:
- the cysS gene encoding cysteine--tRNA ligase, which produces MVQIRIFNTLGRRKEEFEPNNPPLVKMYTCGPTVYDHNHVGHGRMYVSFDGIKRYLELRGYKVIHVQNITDIDDKIINKSKETGESWESIVDKYAREYLELLEELRVKPHYNPRVTLHINEIISFIEKLLEKGYAYESNGSVYFDVDKYKYYGELSGRLNKELWGQEEEFLSEKKHPYDFVLWKKRKQGEPCWESPWEPGRPGWHIECSVMSTRYLGERIDIHGGGEDLIFPHHENEKAQSEAALGVRPWVKYWLHTGYLTIKGEKMSKSLKNIIPLRDAIKDLGIPVIRLWILSVHYRSHLEYNETIINQSKRLYERLVSAESIIERRIIEASKSHYDTDEDIDRFKRLSSTILGFHKALSDDFNFGEAIKYVWDFTRFIHGELQYSESGGLTILSKDFIDQLNQIYAYREPGTRGTDYELFKSLVDLVLEIRSELRRNKMFDLSDTIRNKLSDLGITVMDYKDRSEWILKK; this is translated from the coding sequence ATTGTGCAAATAAGGATTTTCAATACCCTTGGAAGGAGGAAAGAGGAATTTGAACCGAACAACCCTCCCCTAGTTAAAATGTACACTTGCGGTCCAACAGTATATGACCACAACCACGTAGGACATGGCCGAATGTATGTTTCCTTCGACGGAATCAAAAGATACCTTGAGCTCAGAGGATACAAAGTTATACATGTGCAAAACATTACAGATATAGATGACAAGATAATCAACAAAAGCAAAGAAACAGGGGAATCATGGGAATCTATAGTAGACAAGTATGCGAGAGAATACCTCGAGTTACTGGAGGAATTAAGGGTTAAACCACACTATAATCCGCGCGTCACTTTACACATCAACGAGATAATATCATTCATAGAGAAATTACTTGAGAAAGGATACGCTTATGAGTCTAACGGAAGCGTCTATTTCGACGTTGATAAATACAAGTATTATGGCGAGCTCAGTGGGAGATTGAATAAGGAACTATGGGGGCAGGAAGAAGAGTTCTTGTCAGAGAAGAAACATCCTTATGACTTTGTTTTATGGAAGAAGAGGAAGCAGGGAGAACCGTGCTGGGAAAGCCCTTGGGAGCCAGGTAGGCCTGGTTGGCATATTGAGTGTTCTGTTATGTCTACAAGGTATCTTGGAGAGAGAATAGATATACATGGAGGAGGAGAAGATCTAATCTTCCCCCACCATGAGAATGAAAAAGCGCAAAGCGAAGCAGCTCTGGGTGTCAGGCCTTGGGTAAAATACTGGCTCCATACCGGTTATCTCACTATAAAAGGAGAAAAAATGAGTAAAAGCTTGAAGAATATCATCCCGTTAAGAGATGCTATAAAAGACTTAGGCATTCCTGTTATTAGATTATGGATACTATCTGTCCATTATCGTAGTCATCTTGAGTACAATGAGACTATTATAAACCAGTCTAAGAGGCTATATGAGAGACTAGTTAGTGCAGAATCGATAATAGAGAGAAGAATAATAGAGGCCTCGAAGAGTCATTATGACACTGACGAAGACATTGATCGCTTCAAAAGACTTTCATCTACTATACTGGGCTTCCATAAAGCACTTAGTGATGACTTCAACTTTGGTGAAGCTATCAAGTATGTCTGGGATTTTACTAGATTTATTCACGGAGAACTCCAATACTCAGAAAGTGGGGGCCTCACTATACTGTCTAAGGATTTCATTGATCAGTTAAATCAAATTTACGCCTATAGGGAGCCTGGAACTAGAGGAACAGACTATGAGTTATTCAAAAGCCTAGTAGACCTTGTTCTAGAAATTAGAAGTGAGCTTAGGAGAAATAAGATGTTTGATTTGAGTGACACTATAAGGAATAAACTTAGTGATTTAGGAATAACTGTTATGGATTACAAAGACCGTAGTGAATGGATCCTCAAGAAGTGA
- a CDS encoding ferredoxin: MPIKVWIDRDECISDMVCVSLCGEVFEMSEEDGKSQIIAQFRVNDDVSQGVVPDDLKDCVESAAESCPVSIIHFEAQ; the protein is encoded by the coding sequence ATGCCTATAAAAGTCTGGATAGATAGAGACGAATGCATATCTGACATGGTATGTGTCAGCCTTTGTGGAGAAGTCTTTGAAATGAGCGAAGAGGACGGCAAGAGCCAAATAATAGCCCAGTTCAGGGTGAACGATGACGTTAGCCAGGGCGTTGTTCCTGACGACCTAAAAGACTGTGTTGAGAGCGCTGCAGAGAGCTGTCCAGTAAGTATAATCCACTTCGAGGCGCAGTGA
- a CDS encoding HIT family protein, with the protein MCVFCSIVEGKIDSFKVYENKDFIVIMDKYPVSKGHLLIITKDHYNAISETPPYVVAEAFKLAGGIAKFYRKELGVPGVNVIANDGSPAGQEIFHFHVHVIPRWVRVKGLFSGRTVLTRGVAEEVYETLNGLSEYLDKYLS; encoded by the coding sequence GTGTGTGTATTCTGTAGTATAGTAGAGGGGAAAATCGATTCGTTCAAGGTGTACGAAAACAAGGATTTCATAGTTATCATGGACAAATATCCTGTAAGCAAAGGGCATCTTCTCATAATAACCAAAGATCACTATAATGCTATATCGGAAACTCCTCCGTATGTAGTGGCTGAAGCATTCAAGCTAGCGGGCGGTATAGCAAAGTTCTACAGGAAAGAACTCGGAGTGCCGGGAGTCAACGTCATAGCAAACGATGGTTCTCCAGCGGGACAGGAAATATTCCATTTCCACGTGCATGTTATACCTAGATGGGTTAGAGTGAAAGGATTATTCTCCGGGAGAACAGTTCTAACTAGGGGAGTAGCTGAAGAAGTATATGAAACGCTAAACGGCCTCTCGGAATACCTTGACAAATACCTAAGTTAA
- a CDS encoding N-glycosylase/DNA lyase — protein MADSGMERLASKVKALMKSDVSTLTEQRVREFMEINRQNSRRWFSELAFCILTANYTAEGGIRIQQELEECFFTCSKDELAVNLRRLGHRFPEARGNYIVMARRYMNTLKETLLRKDNPFLMREWLVSHVKGIGYKEASHFLRNVGYFDLAILDYHILDILDGYDIIKRPKTLTRRRYLEIESVVRKLASIVKLEPGVLDLYLWYMETGKILK, from the coding sequence TTGGCTGACAGTGGAATGGAAAGGTTAGCTAGCAAGGTTAAGGCTCTCATGAAAAGCGATGTCTCCACTTTAACAGAACAGAGAGTTAGAGAATTCATGGAGATTAATAGACAGAACTCGAGAAGATGGTTCAGCGAACTAGCTTTTTGCATTCTTACGGCAAACTACACCGCCGAAGGAGGTATTAGAATCCAACAAGAGCTGGAAGAATGTTTCTTTACATGTAGCAAGGATGAGCTTGCCGTAAATCTTAGAAGACTCGGCCATAGGTTCCCCGAGGCAAGAGGCAATTATATAGTTATGGCCAGGAGATATATGAATACCTTAAAAGAAACCCTGTTAAGGAAAGATAATCCATTCCTTATGAGAGAATGGCTGGTTTCCCATGTAAAGGGGATTGGTTATAAGGAAGCAAGCCATTTCCTTAGAAATGTAGGTTACTTTGATCTTGCAATACTAGATTACCATATCTTAGACATTCTCGACGGGTATGATATTATAAAGCGTCCTAAAACGCTTACCAGACGGCGATATCTTGAAATTGAGAGTGTTGTTAGAAAGTTAGCTTCCATAGTGAAGTTAGAGCCTGGAGTACTAGACCTGTATTTATGGTACATGGAGACTGGTAAAATCCTCAAATGA
- a CDS encoding NAD(P)/FAD-dependent oxidoreductase, with product METLKISVIGGGFAGLYAAYRLSEKHEVTLYEEDEKVGRPKHCTGLISKWTMEKIGSPAIDSLENSFNKITFKAISTLVKFQRDTIAVKLDRVKLEQKLLIEARKNGVITRMPSKVKTVTPRGEILTVNSRKDRFDAVIIADGLSGTVSTNLGLDKSKYRKVLGVNIDVKIDHGLDLDEFNIVFSKEFRGFFGWMIPITKNKIVVGGGSTELLRLTNILSTLKIDGVIQARYGGTILTGPPAGKPYRGQVYIIGDAAGLTKPFTGGGLYPNVRVINCFQSNAMEYWSRCLDDSVKELRSQLHIARIFQEDLMPDNIADLLKIAQKYSISKMLSEKLDYDRHEELIALLLSNKVKTMKAGITYLAKHPLIGLKLMRRLLSTLII from the coding sequence ATGGAGACATTAAAAATATCGGTAATAGGAGGAGGATTCGCTGGACTCTACGCAGCATATAGGCTCTCAGAGAAGCATGAAGTCACTCTATACGAAGAAGATGAAAAAGTAGGTCGTCCTAAACACTGTACCGGGCTGATTTCAAAGTGGACTATGGAGAAAATAGGATCTCCTGCTATTGATTCACTGGAGAATTCTTTTAATAAAATAACATTCAAAGCAATATCAACATTAGTCAAGTTCCAAAGAGATACTATAGCTGTAAAACTGGATAGAGTAAAACTAGAGCAAAAACTTCTAATCGAGGCTAGGAAGAATGGTGTCATTACCAGGATGCCTTCAAAGGTAAAGACCGTTACTCCTAGAGGCGAGATACTAACAGTTAATTCTCGTAAAGATAGATTCGATGCAGTAATAATCGCCGACGGACTATCGGGTACAGTGTCAACTAATCTAGGGCTAGATAAGAGTAAATACAGGAAAGTTCTAGGAGTAAATATTGATGTAAAAATAGATCACGGCCTAGACTTAGACGAATTCAACATAGTATTCTCGAAGGAATTTAGAGGATTTTTCGGGTGGATGATTCCTATTACTAAGAATAAAATAGTAGTAGGAGGAGGAAGCACTGAGCTCCTGAGATTAACCAATATTCTTTCAACACTAAAAATTGACGGTGTAATACAAGCCCGATACGGTGGAACAATACTTACAGGACCTCCTGCTGGAAAACCATATAGGGGGCAAGTGTACATTATAGGTGATGCAGCAGGATTAACCAAGCCTTTCACGGGAGGAGGATTATATCCTAACGTAAGAGTTATCAATTGTTTCCAGTCTAATGCAATGGAATATTGGAGTAGATGTCTGGATGATTCGGTGAAGGAACTAAGGTCACAGTTACATATTGCAAGAATTTTCCAAGAAGATCTAATGCCAGATAATATAGCAGATTTACTCAAAATTGCTCAAAAATACAGCATTAGCAAGATGCTCTCAGAGAAACTAGACTACGATAGACATGAAGAATTGATTGCATTACTTCTCTCAAACAAAGTGAAAACAATGAAGGCAGGTATTACATACCTAGCTAAACACCCTCTTATAGGACTCAAGCTAATGAGAAGACTATTATCTACACTCATCATTTGA
- a CDS encoding AAA family ATPase has translation MSEAYIVEHAKRYALAAVENDSKKNYDAAIRNYEAAATLLERAVRLYPDHPLRDTFILYIRKYRNRVTILRKMMIPQGALRDRDDEIYIEDDENQEDDDKTRETANTDTLKPPGFVQTEKPNLTFDEIAGLDDAKQAIREAIIFPIERPDLFPLGWPRGILLFGPPGNGKTMLAAGIANEVDGEFLYVDAASIMSKWLGEGEKNVKRLFKYARAKAETGIPIIIFIDEIDALIGVNISEVGGEVRVRNQFLKEMDGLQDKDKNYHVYVIGATNKPWKLDEPFIRRFQKRIFIPLPDKETREKILELYTHRLDLDSDVNLDVLAEKMEGYSGSDIKDVVQAAYMVTVREFFENRGEGMKPRPVSMKDFDLVLSKRKPSVNKKMLEMYDKWFDEYKAL, from the coding sequence TTGAGTGAAGCATATATCGTGGAGCATGCCAAAAGATATGCATTAGCAGCAGTTGAAAATGACTCGAAGAAGAATTATGATGCTGCAATCAGGAACTATGAGGCGGCTGCAACTTTACTTGAGAGGGCTGTAAGGCTTTATCCTGATCATCCTCTGAGAGACACATTTATTCTCTACATCAGGAAATATAGAAATCGCGTTACAATTCTACGTAAAATGATGATTCCACAAGGTGCACTTAGAGATAGAGATGATGAAATATACATAGAAGATGATGAAAACCAAGAAGATGATGATAAAACGCGTGAAACTGCAAATACAGATACCTTGAAGCCACCGGGTTTCGTGCAAACAGAGAAGCCAAACTTAACCTTCGATGAGATAGCCGGCCTGGATGATGCTAAGCAAGCGATCAGAGAAGCTATAATATTTCCCATAGAACGCCCTGACCTGTTTCCCCTCGGCTGGCCACGAGGCATTCTACTATTCGGTCCTCCGGGGAACGGTAAAACAATGCTTGCAGCTGGTATCGCAAATGAAGTTGACGGAGAATTTCTCTATGTTGATGCGGCTAGCATTATGAGCAAATGGCTCGGCGAAGGCGAAAAGAACGTTAAGAGGCTGTTCAAGTACGCAAGAGCCAAAGCCGAAACCGGAATTCCCATAATCATATTTATAGACGAGATAGATGCCTTAATAGGTGTAAATATCAGTGAAGTTGGAGGAGAAGTTAGAGTTAGAAACCAGTTCCTAAAAGAAATGGACGGATTACAGGACAAGGACAAGAACTATCACGTATATGTTATAGGAGCTACAAACAAGCCATGGAAGCTCGACGAACCTTTCATAAGAAGATTTCAGAAAAGAATATTCATACCCTTGCCAGACAAGGAGACTAGGGAAAAGATACTAGAATTATATACCCATAGACTAGATTTAGATAGTGATGTAAATTTAGACGTTCTCGCTGAAAAAATGGAGGGTTACAGTGGTAGTGACATTAAAGATGTGGTACAAGCTGCATACATGGTAACGGTAAGAGAATTCTTTGAAAACAGAGGAGAGGGGATGAAACCAAGGCCAGTATCCATGAAAGACTTCGATCTAGTACTCTCAAAGAGGAAGCCCAGTGTCAACAAGAAGATGCTTGAAATGTACGATAAGTGGTTTGACGAGTACAAAGCTCTTTAA
- a CDS encoding DUF131 domain-containing protein, producing the protein MNSQEMGMILVFVGMVVILIGMLYLTLGSGGKVEGGAVVIVGPIPIVFGSNKRIAWGLLVMALALMLVLFTFYYYATRKITPT; encoded by the coding sequence TTGAACTCCCAGGAAATGGGGATGATACTAGTTTTCGTAGGCATGGTCGTCATTCTGATAGGCATGCTGTACCTAACATTGGGTAGTGGAGGAAAGGTTGAGGGAGGAGCTGTAGTTATAGTTGGGCCTATCCCCATTGTTTTCGGTTCAAATAAAAGGATCGCATGGGGACTCCTCGTTATGGCACTTGCTTTAATGCTAGTGTTGTTCACATTCTATTACTACGCTACAAGAAAAATAACTCCAACTTGA
- a CDS encoding acyl-CoA dehydrogenase family protein → MVFPFQSIEDFKIEITDEHELFRKAVREFVENTVIPRWQQVEKENRIPEEINQGMKDLGLFGVGVPEEYGGQGGGQVLTAILTEELARGIPSLAVYLGVNPLFAIPILKFGTEEQKKKYVTPVARGEKKGAHANTEPAAGSDVAGIQSKAKKENDHYILNGRKIFISGAEEADYLVVSARTSPPGEKRWKGISVFIVEKDWPGVKVGQKFNVIGMRGEQPNEVILEDVKVPAENLVGQEGIGFKIVVTTYDHTRIGIAAQAVGIGQAAFEKALNYALQRETFGQPLINSQAIQFKLADMYMKVEASRLLTLWAATLADQGRSEFIIASSLAKAFSTEAAEWIARQAIQVHGGYGADWEMGVERYLRDAVITTIYEGTNEIQRLTIVRTLLRQAMGMRV, encoded by the coding sequence ATGGTATTTCCATTCCAAAGCATAGAAGACTTCAAGATAGAGATAACAGACGAGCACGAGCTTTTTAGAAAAGCCGTCAGAGAATTCGTAGAGAATACTGTTATCCCTAGATGGCAACAGGTAGAGAAAGAGAATAGGATACCTGAAGAGATTAACCAAGGAATGAAAGACTTAGGTCTTTTCGGTGTAGGTGTACCGGAAGAATATGGAGGCCAAGGTGGGGGACAAGTACTTACAGCAATCCTTACAGAGGAGCTTGCAAGAGGCATACCTAGCCTAGCAGTCTATCTCGGAGTGAATCCTCTGTTTGCCATACCGATACTCAAATTTGGAACTGAGGAGCAGAAGAAGAAATATGTTACACCGGTAGCTCGAGGGGAAAAGAAGGGAGCGCATGCAAATACGGAACCTGCAGCTGGGAGCGATGTAGCAGGTATACAGTCTAAAGCGAAAAAAGAGAATGATCACTATATATTGAACGGTAGAAAGATTTTCATAAGTGGAGCAGAGGAAGCTGACTATCTCGTTGTGTCTGCTAGGACAAGTCCCCCGGGAGAAAAAAGATGGAAAGGTATAAGTGTATTTATTGTAGAGAAGGACTGGCCTGGAGTAAAGGTTGGACAGAAGTTTAATGTTATAGGCATGAGGGGCGAGCAACCTAATGAGGTTATTCTGGAAGACGTTAAGGTACCGGCAGAGAACTTGGTTGGGCAGGAAGGCATAGGATTCAAGATAGTTGTCACAACATATGATCATACCCGTATAGGCATTGCAGCACAAGCAGTGGGAATAGGCCAGGCGGCCTTTGAGAAAGCATTGAATTATGCTCTGCAGAGAGAAACATTCGGCCAGCCACTTATAAACAGTCAAGCGATTCAATTCAAGCTAGCTGATATGTACATGAAGGTTGAAGCAAGCAGGTTGCTCACGCTCTGGGCAGCAACACTAGCAGACCAGGGCAGAAGCGAGTTCATAATAGCTAGTAGTCTAGCAAAAGCATTCTCTACGGAAGCAGCCGAATGGATAGCGAGACAAGCAATACAGGTACACGGTGGTTACGGAGCAGACTGGGAGATGGGTGTAGAGAGATATCTCAGGGATGCTGTCATAACAACAATATATGAAGGCACCAACGAGATACAGAGACTCACAATAGTCAGGACACTTCTGAGGCAAGCTATGGGTATGAGAGTCTAA
- a CDS encoding Zn-ribbon domain-containing OB-fold protein, which produces MSNQKEQADMFLKQMEGFANEMKKAVGEPIIPEPKSGAQLWYDQRELTLKFLISVEKTKEFFHEGLAKGKLLATRCKKCGRIYFPPQVDCSYCKESEMEWVELPKEGELITYTIITTRPYSFGHYPDYTVGIVKLKNGVQITAWIRETDPKKLHVGMPVKLEVVKREPEGYYTYEFVPVKEE; this is translated from the coding sequence ATGTCCAATCAAAAAGAGCAAGCGGATATGTTCCTAAAGCAAATGGAAGGTTTTGCGAATGAAATGAAGAAAGCAGTGGGGGAGCCTATAATACCTGAGCCCAAGAGTGGAGCACAACTATGGTATGATCAAAGGGAATTAACGCTAAAGTTCTTGATAAGTGTTGAGAAGACAAAGGAATTCTTCCATGAAGGCTTAGCTAAGGGCAAGCTACTTGCAACCAGGTGTAAGAAGTGTGGTAGAATATACTTCCCTCCACAAGTAGACTGCTCTTACTGTAAGGAAAGTGAAATGGAATGGGTTGAGCTGCCAAAGGAAGGAGAGCTAATCACTTATACTATAATCACGACGAGACCATATAGTTTCGGCCACTATCCAGATTATACTGTTGGAATAGTCAAACTAAAGAATGGAGTACAAATAACAGCATGGATAAGAGAAACGGATCCCAAGAAGCTCCATGTAGGAATGCCAGTCAAACTTGAGGTCGTTAAGAGAGAACCTGAGGGATACTATACATACGAATTTGTACCTGTAAAAGAAGAATAA
- a CDS encoding thiolase domain-containing protein produces the protein MTRNVAIVGTGHSKFGFRHDVNMPELAWEAIKEAINEAGIEQKDVEFVSFSNVGGWSSEGLASVVALEYAGLTGAGLYRVEAACSSGSAAIKAAHDAIASGEADIAMAIGLEKMNESPTPTVIEFIGRAGNFFWEFQNFGLTFPGYYALYATAYMSKYGATEEDLCKIAVKNHYYASLNPKAHFPMPITVEKCMKSRYIAWPLKLYDCSPITDGAAAVVLASEEVAKKLTDSPVWIESIGVSSGTSNLSRRDDFLHLEAGTIAANRAYKKAGLSRDDIVKHIDVAEVHDCFSIAEILAYEDLGFAKRGEGYKLIRDKETYREGKIPVNLSGGLKAKGHPLGATGISMAVDLSRQLLGRVEKERQADIKAGRALAHNIGGTGHYAYVTLYSLSKPRR, from the coding sequence TTGACGAGAAATGTTGCAATAGTTGGAACAGGACACTCGAAATTCGGTTTTAGACACGATGTCAATATGCCTGAGCTTGCATGGGAAGCCATAAAGGAAGCAATAAATGAAGCTGGAATAGAGCAGAAAGACGTTGAGTTCGTGAGTTTCTCGAATGTGGGCGGATGGAGCAGCGAAGGACTGGCATCTGTTGTAGCACTAGAATATGCAGGATTAACAGGAGCAGGCCTCTATAGAGTTGAGGCAGCATGTTCCTCTGGTAGTGCTGCTATAAAAGCAGCACATGATGCAATAGCAAGCGGAGAAGCTGATATAGCAATGGCCATAGGACTTGAAAAAATGAATGAAAGCCCAACTCCAACAGTAATCGAGTTTATAGGAAGAGCAGGTAATTTCTTCTGGGAGTTCCAGAACTTCGGACTGACATTCCCAGGATACTATGCACTCTACGCCACAGCATATATGTCAAAATATGGTGCTACAGAAGAAGACTTATGCAAGATCGCAGTTAAGAACCATTATTATGCAAGTCTAAATCCAAAGGCTCATTTCCCGATGCCTATAACAGTAGAGAAATGCATGAAAAGCAGATATATCGCATGGCCTCTAAAGCTATATGATTGCAGCCCAATAACAGATGGAGCGGCTGCGGTGGTTCTGGCTAGCGAGGAAGTGGCTAAGAAACTTACAGATAGCCCCGTCTGGATAGAAAGCATAGGGGTGAGTAGTGGTACAAGCAATCTTTCTAGGAGAGATGATTTCCTGCACTTAGAAGCTGGAACCATAGCAGCTAACAGGGCCTATAAGAAGGCTGGATTATCTAGGGATGACATAGTTAAACATATAGATGTTGCTGAAGTACACGACTGTTTTAGTATAGCTGAGATATTAGCATATGAAGACTTAGGATTTGCTAAGAGAGGGGAAGGATATAAGTTAATCAGGGACAAGGAGACTTATAGAGAGGGAAAGATACCAGTGAACCTTTCAGGAGGATTGAAAGCCAAGGGACACCCATTAGGAGCTACAGGTATAAGCATGGCGGTAGATTTATCCAGACAGCTACTAGGCCGCGTAGAGAAGGAAAGGCAAGCCGATATCAAAGCAGGCCGTGCATTGGCTCATAACATAGGTGGAACCGGACACTATGCGTATGTTACACTCTACAGTCTATCCAAACCTAGGAGGTGA
- a CDS encoding 2,5-diamino-6-(ribosylamino)-4(3H)-pyrimidinone 5'-phosphate reductase, which yields MAKDKRKLPRVTIFSTMTVDGKIASKTGYSKLSCKYDLERLHSLRSMHDAVMVGANTILVDDPQLTVRYVSGSQPVRIVVDALLKTPATARVYNQPPKTIIITFNGNVKSASEKYSGVEVIGVPYRFDDILDLGDALERIYEKNIRTVLVEGGGYLNWTLFKLRLVDELRVTISPYVFGGRSVCFVSGDGFDGYVERVELELKSIERCKCGNEIHVVYDVKK from the coding sequence ATGGCTAAAGATAAAAGGAAGCTTCCACGGGTCACAATATTCTCGACTATGACTGTTGATGGCAAAATAGCTAGCAAAACAGGATACTCAAAACTCTCATGTAAATACGATCTAGAAAGACTTCATAGTCTCCGCTCAATGCATGATGCGGTAATGGTTGGAGCCAACACGATACTAGTAGATGATCCACAATTAACCGTTAGATATGTATCAGGGAGTCAGCCGGTAAGGATAGTAGTTGATGCCCTATTGAAAACTCCTGCTACAGCTAGGGTATATAATCAGCCTCCAAAAACGATTATCATCACATTTAACGGAAATGTTAAATCGGCTTCAGAAAAGTATTCGGGCGTGGAAGTAATAGGGGTTCCATATAGGTTTGATGATATCTTGGACTTAGGGGATGCACTCGAAAGAATTTACGAGAAAAATATAAGAACGGTACTGGTCGAAGGTGGTGGATATCTTAATTGGACATTATTCAAGCTCCGCCTTGTGGATGAGCTCAGGGTTACTATTTCTCCATATGTTTTCGGCGGCAGGAGTGTTTGCTTTGTTTCGGGGGACGGATTCGATGGATATGTTGAAAGGGTAGAGCTTGAATTAAAGAGTATAGAGAGGTGCAAATGTGGAAACGAAATACACGTAGTCTATGATGTCAAGAAATAA
- a CDS encoding phosphopentomutase/phosphoglucosamine mutase — protein sequence MGRLFGTAGIRGRYLEKVHPELAYRLGLAVAFYIGGMGTVTVGHDVRTTSPLLSQLAAAGLMAGGVDAIYLEMVPTPVLAYSVPHTNSKSGIMVTASHNPPPDNGLKVFDEKGMEYTEGMERDLEALIGVPESSRLHASWDRVGRMVLGTEIQSRYMRNIVERLEVGDIKRKPRIAIDCANGAASNVTPKILRDLNADVISINCHPDGTFPGRTPEPRDDVLKPYSDSVKNLNVEALLAHDGDADRLAVVIPSYGFVKQDLLIALFAKEKLKDRNGTIVISVDVGMEVEEIAESMGGRIVRAKLGKVHEKLRDIPGALLGAEPWKLIDPEWGLWVDGIYEAALIARILSSTNKSLKELFKELPFYPSIRASFSLPGDEEKERLYGVLREHIIDVLGKGNVSISELDGVRLRWDNGKWILLRRSGTESKIRLYMQAKNRENLMTLFKTSKDLVISTARDLSITITALQEHFGLERI from the coding sequence ATGGGGAGACTGTTTGGGACAGCCGGTATCCGTGGAAGGTATCTTGAGAAGGTTCATCCAGAGTTAGCCTATAGACTTGGTTTAGCGGTTGCTTTCTACATTGGAGGCATGGGTACTGTAACAGTAGGCCACGATGTCCGAACTACAAGCCCCCTACTATCTCAGCTTGCAGCTGCTGGACTAATGGCTGGCGGAGTTGATGCAATATATCTTGAAATGGTTCCTACACCTGTCCTAGCGTATAGTGTACCCCATACTAATAGTAAATCAGGCATAATGGTAACAGCAAGCCATAACCCGCCTCCTGACAACGGCCTCAAAGTCTTCGATGAAAAAGGGATGGAATACACTGAGGGTATGGAGAGAGATTTGGAGGCATTGATAGGTGTACCTGAATCATCCCGTCTTCATGCTAGTTGGGATAGAGTTGGCAGAATGGTTCTCGGCACAGAAATACAGTCTAGGTATATGAGGAATATTGTTGAAAGATTGGAAGTAGGAGATATTAAAAGGAAACCTAGGATAGCTATCGATTGCGCTAATGGGGCAGCTAGTAATGTTACACCAAAAATACTCCGCGACTTGAACGCGGATGTAATATCAATTAACTGCCACCCAGATGGAACGTTCCCGGGTAGAACACCCGAGCCGAGAGACGATGTACTCAAACCTTATTCAGATAGCGTTAAAAACCTAAATGTTGAAGCACTACTAGCTCATGACGGTGATGCTGATAGGCTGGCAGTCGTCATTCCTAGCTACGGGTTCGTCAAGCAGGATCTTCTGATAGCTTTGTTTGCAAAGGAGAAGCTGAAGGATAGAAACGGTACTATAGTCATATCAGTCGATGTAGGTATGGAGGTTGAAGAGATAGCTGAGTCTATGGGTGGTAGAATAGTAAGGGCTAAGCTTGGTAAAGTACATGAAAAACTGAGAGACATTCCTGGAGCCCTTCTAGGTGCTGAGCCATGGAAGCTTATAGATCCAGAGTGGGGGCTTTGGGTCGACGGTATATACGAGGCTGCCTTGATTGCCAGAATATTATCATCTACAAATAAGTCTCTTAAAGAGCTCTTCAAGGAACTCCCCTTCTATCCCAGTATAAGAGCCTCGTTCTCTTTACCTGGAGATGAGGAAAAAGAAAGACTTTACGGTGTGTTAAGGGAACATATAATTGATGTTCTGGGAAAGGGTAACGTGAGCATATCAGAACTTGACGGTGTAAGACTTAGATGGGACAATGGGAAATGGATACTGTTAAGGAGGAGTGGGACAGAGAGTAAGATAAGACTTTACATGCAAGCAAAGAACCGCGAGAATCTTATGACCCTATTTAAGACATCTAAGGACCTCGTGATCTCTACTGCACGGGATTTGAGTATAACTATAACTGCTTTGCAAGAGCATTTTGGATTAGAAAGAATATAG